TTAATTACTACTGTGACAGTGATGATGCATTAACAATCTGGATTAACCAATTATTCTCATTCCAATACCCATACGAAGCTGTAACACAGCTTGGACAACAAATTACTCCTTTTCCATCCTTACCATTATATTCCATACCATTTTATTTACTGGGAAATGTTGCATACCAGAACATCGTAAATCTTTTTATAATAATATTTATTCTATGGAATTTTTCTGAAAATAGACGCCAATTAAACTTTGGATTGGTATCACTTTTAATTTGTGTACATTTTGCAGTTTCATTTTTAAACCACACAGATCATATGACTGTAGCCACATTTGTCGCTTTAGGCCTCTATTTACTTTATAAAAGTAGATTTAAACTTAGTAGTCTAATATTTGGGCTTTTAATAGCTTCAAAAGGTTATATATGGTTTATTATACCTACAATAATTTGTTATATTTTCAAAAAAGAAAACTTCCAAAATTTCAAGAAATCGTTACTAATTATAATATTAGTTCCATTAATCATTGTTTTACCATTTATTCTTTGGAATTCTAACATATTCTTCCATTTTGCCCCTGTAGCGGCCGAAAGCAGCCTATTCACTGCTTTTAAGTATTTAGACATAATTGTTACATTGGCTATTGCTTCAATAGCGTTATTTTCATATAATAGAACAAAAAATTTATTTTTCGCCGTTTTCATAGCATATTTAATATTTGAATTTATATTACCATTGCGTTCCACATTTTTATTAGCATTATCTGCAATATTGCTCGGAATATATATGGATAAATTAAAGATTGATACTAACAAAATAAGTGATCAAAATCCGTCAAATTAAAAAATGTAAAATAAATGAAACGGAATGCTAAATATTAATCCCTTTTATTATTAATTAGTTCATTGTAAACTTCAATTGTCTTATCAGAGATTTTATTCCAATCAAAATCCTCTGATCGTTTCAAACTTTCATTGCCCATCTTTTCTTGTAATTTTTTATCTTTAAGTAAGGTTATTAATTTATCTGAAAGTTCATCAACTTCTCCAGGCATTACAAGAAATCCATTTTCCCCATCATTTACTAAATAAGGTATTCCCCCAACATTAGAAGCAATTACTGGTTTTCCACACGCTATTCCTTCTAAAACTGCTATTGGAAGCGATTCCCAAAAAGATGGTAGTACAAAAACATTTGCCGATTTAATTAATGAATATTTTCTATCTCCCTTTACAAAACCAAAAAATTTAACATCATTTTCTAAGCCTAATTCTTTAACTAAATCCTTTAATTCATTTTCTTCATCACCTGACCCAGCAATATATAAATAAGAATCTGAAATAGACTTTTTAACTTCCTGAAATGCTTTTATTAATGCGTATAGTCCTTTTCTCCTAACGAGAGTACCAATATAAAATATAACATTATTTTTATCGGACTGAAACGATCCAATACTCTTAATCAAATCTATATTCACTCCATTAGGTATCATAAACGTTTTTGAATCCGTCATTTTTTGAATGATTTCTTCTATTTGTGGAGCTACCACTATAATATTCTTAATCCTTGAAAGAGCGAATTTTTCAGCGAATTTTGAAAAAAACTTTAATATAAAATTCCTTTTTACATGATAATCCATTTCCACAGATGAAATACCATGTAATGTAACCACTGTTGGATATTTCCTTTGGCATAACATTGCAGCCATACAATACAGTGGATGAAATCCCTGAAAGTGAATTACATCAAAATTTTGTTTATTAATCTTTTTCATTAACCTGTATAAATCAAAGGGTAAAAGAAACATATATAAAGCTATATTGCTTGCTAATCTTTTAGATATGTTAATTTCCATATCATTTTGCTTTAAAATTTCATTTTTATTCCCATAAGTCAATACATGGATGTTTATATCATGTTTTTTTGATAAATAGTGGATTATATTATTTGTATGTTCCTCTACACCTCCAAACATTTCCACTCGAGGGTCACCATAAACCATTAGTAACTTCATTAAATTCCTCCCTCAAAAGCTGTAACCGTCCCACTATCATAAATTCTATTTTCTTTTTCTATTTTATCCAGAAATAAACGGTCTAAACCACTCACACTAAAGTGACCTCCTCCCAATGCACTTGTAGAAAAAGGATTATGTTCAAGGTCTTTCCTAACTAAAATAATTCCAGTTAAATTTCCATTTCCAGATAATATACGAGATGCATCTTCCACAGTTACATTATAGTTAGTAATACTGGGAAGACGATGCCCTAAATCTATATATAATTTTATGCTCGATGGAATATCATCAAGAATTCCTATATTCATTTCTGAATATTTCATTCCTTGTGTAGGACCTGGTGTAAATGGATTAACATTTTGAGCATTAGCATCATAGCTGGTCAACCACATAAATGATATTAAAATAACTAGTAAAAAAACTGTAGTAACTTTTCTAGGCGAAATCTGAGATATAGACATTACAGCAAGAACTACTGGAACTATAAGACAAATCATAACATAAATAAACCAGCGGGCAGGTAAAAAAGAATTTAAACTTAAAAATACACTGATAAAAACGAATAATATAACCAACCACCCATAAAGAGATATAGTTTTGAAATTTTTAATTTTTAAAGTAAATAAAGTCCCTATTAAAGCTAAAAATGAAAATAGATATAATGGAAGCATTTTCATTGCAGTAGTCGTAAAACTCTCCATGATCGTAGAAACAGCAGGTGCTTGATCACTAGCAGAAAGACCCCATTTTAAGCTATCTCCAACTACTCCCATCATTCCTGATGAATACATCCAGTAGTATATTACAAATACTGAAAAGAATACAATTAATGTTAGTGTAACATACATTTTTTTTTCAAAAACAATTCCAAAAATTTCCATTACTTTCATTTTAAAAGTATCAACTGAAAATATTGCTAAAAGAATAATCAATGCTGCAAATGAATCTATTGTATGAGTAAATATAATTCCAGTTAAAAATAGTATAGTAAATATGGTATAAACAATCTTTTTATATGTTAATTCAATCTTTTTTTGGATAAAAACCAAGTAGATTACTATGACTACGTATGTTATACCAAATGATTGAGGTATAATTAAAAATCCAATACCAACGGGATAAGTTGCTACAGCGAGAATTAAAAAAGACAATAATCCTATTTTATCGCCTAAAAATTCCTTAACAACAAGATATATAAATGTAAAACTCAAAAATTGAGATAATCCTGCAATAAACATGGAATTTTTGATATCAAGCCCGGTTAAATAGTGTGCTGATGTAATAAATAAATGCATGAAAGGAAAATTAGAATAACCTTTCATTTCTTCAGTAACGTGCCCCATATCCGTAATTAATGTTATTGACCACGCATGAGACCATGGATCGCCCCCGATATACCCATAAAACTGGTAAAATACACTTGCACGAACTAATATGCCCAAAATTATGATCTCAAACAAGATCAAATAATAATCTCTTTTATTAGTAGTTGAAACAATCTGAACAGCTATTAATCCCGTTATAATGGATATAATCACCAGAAATGATAATGGACGACCATATAAATCCTGGTTGATGATCAAAACAGAGAATATGAATAAGGAAAAGAAAATGATACTTATCAATAAAAATTTTGTTTTTGAGATTCCTCCCTCTGAAAATAAAGATTCTATGGATTTTGGAAATTTACCTCGGAAAATAAAGAATAATACAGTTGCAGAAATTAAAATTAAAGATACTTGTTCTAATCTATCTGCCCCTAATTTAAAGCCCAAAAAGAAGGCTGAAATTCCAGATACAAGTAATAAAATTCCAATAATTATATCTGCATTGTTAATTACCTTCCAGATATGTTTTTTTTCCTTATCTATAATTTCTTCGATGAATCTCATTAATTTTCACCTAAATAATAGTGTAAAATTGCATATAGGACAAATAAAAGGAAATACGGAGCCATATAAACAGATTTAATCCCAAAATTCCTTATTAAAAATATTATATGGTTTCTAATAAAATAGTAGGACCATGAATATAATGGAAGCCTACAGCCCCCTTCACTTTCAACATTGTGAAACATTATGGCTTCAGGCTGAAAATATAATTTATATCCCTTTTTTGTAAGTTTAAAATGAAAATCTGATTCTTCACCAGTATAACTTCCTTTATATGCATTTTCTTCATATCTAAACTCATCATAAATATTTTTAGGATATAATGAGCATGAATGACAATCATTAACCTCAATTACTTCTTTAAAGTCCGCTGAAAAGTTTCTATAAATTAAACCAGTTTTTTTATCAATTACTGAGGGATTATGGGATAATTCTTCCTCTTTTGAACGTCTGGCAAAGTTTAACATGTTTCTTTTCTTTCCTTCATCTTCAAAACTTGATATTAACGCCGGACAAACCGACCCAACATTTATTCCATCCTTACTAATGTTTTGATATGTTTCAACCAGTAATTTTATACAATCTTCCTTTAAAACCATGTCATCTTCTGTAAATAAAATAAAATCTCCAGAAGTTTTATCTATAGCTGCGTTCCTATTTCCAGGTAAGCCTAAATTATTCTCATTCCTATAGTATTTTATTCTATCATCCTTAAAACTAGTGCAAACCTCTTCTGTTTTATCTGATGATCCATCATCAGATATTATTAATTCCCAGTTGCTATATTCCTGCGAAATAACCGAATTTATGCAATTACTAATTATATTTCCCCTATTGTATGTAGGGAGAATAACTGAGACTTTTGGATGATTATTGTCCATATTTTTACCAATTATTTTTATTTTAAATGCATATATAAACTTAATTTAATTAAAAAGATTTTAAATCACCTTATTATCTTGTTGTGCTTACTTTTTCCCATAATACTGAATATTTACCAAATATAAAATCTTTCCATGCCAATAATATTAGATATTCATTCAATAAAACATAATACGCAATACTGGGGAAAGATTTTATTGAAAATCCTGATTTTGAAGCTTCATTTTTAATTATTTTTGATTTTAAGTAAGTTAATATCCCAAAAACCAGTGCAAATATAATTAAAGTTAAAATGAGATTTGTAATTATAATGTTTAAATCCATAATTATTAAATACAGAACTGGGATTGCTATTAATATAAACGGCGAAAACATGACTAATGCCTTGTGGGAAGGAAAAATTAGAAATGAATAATAATTTTTAGGAGGTATCCAGTAGTTTAAATGTTTAAAGATGGTTTGGATAGTTCCAATACTTGTCCTTCTCTTTTGTATTATTATTTCTTCTGCTGTTGTAGGGGATGGTTCATAGAAAACAGCTTTTGGTTCGTATTCAATTTTATATCCATTTCTTCTAATTTGAATGGCCATGTCCAGGTCTTCTGATAACATTCTTGTGTCTGCATCCACAATATCTTTCCGCCATGCATTTATTTCTCCATGAAATAGGCATGCTGAATCTAAAGCTGCTTCTCCTTTTCTCATTATGAATTCTAAATCCAAATAGAATTGATTTGAAGATGTAATTGAGCTACCAGTAGCAGGTAATGTATGTTTACCTCCAACAGTACCAATTTTGGGATCTTCAAAATGGGGCATCATTTCTTTTAAAACATTTTCTTCAAAGGTGGTGTTTGCATCAGTTACTAATATTATATCTCCCTTTGAATTCTTTTTTCCAAAATTAATAGCCGATGCTTTACCTTTCCTTTCTTTTTCAACTAATAAACTTAATTTAGGATTTCGAGTTCTGTTTTTTATTATTTTTTCCACTATTTCCCTTGTTTTATCTTCAGAACCTGAATCAACCACAATAATTTCATATTTATCATCAGGATAATCAAGAACATCTAAATTCTTAATTCTCTCATCAATTACCTTTTCTTCATTAAATGTAGGTACTAAAATTGATACAAATGGCTTATAGGCATAATCCTTATGTTTTTTATCTCCTCTAAGTGCAATTATAGCCATTAAAGCAGGATAACCTACAAACTGCCATATTACAAGAAATGATAAAATATAAAGAATTATAACTAAAATTAATGTTAATATCATAGTTTCTCATCGTTTTTTAAATTTTAATAAACACATAATCATTTTTAAGTTAATATAGAAGTCTTATATTATTTTTTTGATTTTTTCAGATAACACACTTAATCCATGCACCCAATAATAATTAGATTCTGATCCCATTATTTTCACATTACCTTCTTTTAAAGCTTCCCTAATCTCTCCATTTACTTTAATTTTTCCTTTACCTATTTCAAATCCAAGATGAGCATCGCTTCCAGCCGTAACTGCTTTTTTATACTTTATTGCGAGTTTAAGTGATTTTATATTATCTGATTTAATGGATCTGGCGTTAAATGCTTCTATTAAATCAACGCTATCTATAATTTTTTCTGGGAATTCATAATGCCTGTAAGGATGTGCTAAGGAAATTAAACCATCCTGTGATTTTATTTCATCTACAACCTCCAGAAAATTCCTACTTTTTATTTCTTCATTTAAAAATAATCCCAATATATCCCCATATTCTGTTCTTATCTCAGCACCGACAATTAAATCAAAATCAACGTCATTGTTAATTTTTAAAGCAGTTATTCCACCTTTAATTGTGTTATGATCAGTAATTGCAACTCCTTTTAACGATTTTTTCTTTGCAATCTTAATTATTTTAGCTGGATCAAGAAAAGAATCATTTGAATATTTTGAATGAACATGTAAGTCGTATTCCATTTAAATTCCCCGCATAGCATTAAATCTTCCTTTTTAACTGAATTTGAACATAATCATTCATTAAATGTCCCATAATCATTTTCAAGAACTTCACGTATGGATGTAAATTTGAAATTTTTAAGTAGCATCTCAATTTTCCCTAAAGTTGAATTAACACCGTGATAAACTATAAATTTTGATTTAAATGGCAAATGTAGCTTAGGTATATTAGGATTTATTTCCCGAGGATGTGTATAAATTACAAACGGCCTATCTTTATTAATTTGTCTTAAACCTGCTTTTAAAATCCATGCTGGAATTGTTCTAAGATAAAATCCTCCTGAAAATGGGAAATTTTTACCCAATAACCTTAAAACTGTTGATGGGAATTCTAATAGTTTACCATTAGGATCGTTTACTGCTAAATCTTCTTTAGAAGGCCTATAAATATTTAATGGAGCTTCAGGAAGACCATAAAGCATTGTTTTTATGGGGAATATGCTGGCGTCATACCTAAATTTGTATTTTTCAAGAACTTC
This portion of the Methanobacterium sp. genome encodes:
- a CDS encoding PHP domain-containing protein → MEYDLHVHSKYSNDSFLDPAKIIKIAKKKSLKGVAITDHNTIKGGITALKINNDVDFDLIVGAEIRTEYGDILGLFLNEEIKSRNFLEVVDEIKSQDGLISLAHPYRHYEFPEKIIDSVDLIEAFNARSIKSDNIKSLKLAIKYKKAVTAGSDAHLGFEIGKGKIKVNGEIREALKEGNVKIMGSESNYYWVHGLSVLSEKIKKII
- a CDS encoding glycosyltransferase, which encodes MILTLILVIILYILSFLVIWQFVGYPALMAIIALRGDKKHKDYAYKPFVSILVPTFNEEKVIDERIKNLDVLDYPDDKYEIIVVDSGSEDKTREIVEKIIKNRTRNPKLSLLVEKERKGKASAINFGKKNSKGDIILVTDANTTFEENVLKEMMPHFEDPKIGTVGGKHTLPATGSSITSSNQFYLDLEFIMRKGEAALDSACLFHGEINAWRKDIVDADTRMLSEDLDMAIQIRRNGYKIEYEPKAVFYEPSPTTAEEIIIQKRRTSIGTIQTIFKHLNYWIPPKNYYSFLIFPSHKALVMFSPFILIAIPVLYLIIMDLNIIITNLILTLIIFALVFGILTYLKSKIIKNEASKSGFSIKSFPSIAYYVLLNEYLILLAWKDFIFGKYSVLWEKVSTTR
- a CDS encoding glycosyltransferase family 4 protein, encoding MKLLMVYGDPRVEMFGGVEEHTNNIIHYLSKKHDINIHVLTYGNKNEILKQNDMEINISKRLASNIALYMFLLPFDLYRLMKKINKQNFDVIHFQGFHPLYCMAAMLCQRKYPTVVTLHGISSVEMDYHVKRNFILKFFSKFAEKFALSRIKNIIVVAPQIEEIIQKMTDSKTFMIPNGVNIDLIKSIGSFQSDKNNVIFYIGTLVRRKGLYALIKAFQEVKKSISDSYLYIAGSGDEENELKDLVKELGLENDVKFFGFVKGDRKYSLIKSANVFVLPSFWESLPIAVLEGIACGKPVIASNVGGIPYLVNDGENGFLVMPGEVDELSDKLITLLKDKKLQEKMGNESLKRSEDFDWNKISDKTIEVYNELINNKRD
- a CDS encoding polysaccharide deacetylase family protein codes for the protein MINAFSIDLEYWWHNEFLKGYEFKKEDPQLGESTEKLLNLLEKYNVNSTFFVLGCVAQKEPELIEKINDAGHEIASHGYSHKPVNKLERSEFEDEIKKSIDILYKITHEKPLGFRAPSFSINNENRWAFEVLEKYKFRYDASIFPIKTMLYGLPEAPLNIYRPSKEDLAVNDPNGKLLEFPSTVLRLLGKNFPFSGGFYLRTIPAWILKAGLRQINKDRPFVIYTHPREINPNIPKLHLPFKSKFIVYHGVNSTLGKIEMLLKNFKFTSIREVLENDYGTFNE
- a CDS encoding glycosyltransferase family 2 protein, whose amino-acid sequence is MDNNHPKVSVILPTYNRGNIISNCINSVISQEYSNWELIISDDGSSDKTEEVCTSFKDDRIKYYRNENNLGLPGNRNAAIDKTSGDFILFTEDDMVLKEDCIKLLVETYQNISKDGINVGSVCPALISSFEDEGKKRNMLNFARRSKEEELSHNPSVIDKKTGLIYRNFSADFKEVIEVNDCHSCSLYPKNIYDEFRYEENAYKGSYTGEESDFHFKLTKKGYKLYFQPEAIMFHNVESEGGCRLPLYSWSYYFIRNHIIFLIRNFGIKSVYMAPYFLLFVLYAILHYYLGEN